Proteins co-encoded in one Xiphophorus hellerii strain 12219 chromosome 10, Xiphophorus_hellerii-4.1, whole genome shotgun sequence genomic window:
- the cbx7b gene encoding chromobox protein homolog 7 has translation MELSAIGEQVFAVESILKKRLRKGNVEYLLKWKGWPPKYSTWEPEEHILDRRLVQAFEDKEEKDRVIGHRRKGSKSKRLVLQNTVYTMDLRSAHKIPAKPPPRLRLSLTRSLVPDDEEDEDGACVPSRTHQKSKQSRRLSLNLQGPSQEAWEEEEEEENSAEDSEHREEEEAEMGEGVFNGHRGPDNWSTAVGSGGSAASDKLWRPMVAPGEVTVTDVTLNALTVTFRESRAARGFFRDWGLEVWEQVGDGAPQSCWRH, from the exons ATGGAGCTCTCTGCCATTGGAGAGCAAGTGTTTGCCGTGGAATCAATTCTGAAGAAAAGACTTCGAAAG GGTAATGTGGAGTACCTGCTGAAGTGGAAAGGATGGCCTCCAAA GTACAGCACCTGGGAGCCTGAGGAGCACATCCTGGACCGGCGCCTGGTGCAGGCGTTCGAGGACAA AGAAGAGAAAGACAGAGTCATTGGCCACAGGAGGAAAGGATCCAAGTCAAAACGACTCGTGCTGCAG AACACCGTTTACACCATGGATCTCCGCAGTGCTCACAAGATTCCCGCCAAGCCTCCTCCTCGCCTGCGTCTCTCTCTGACGCGCTCCCTGGTTCCTGACGAcgaggaggatgaggatgggGCCTGCGTTCCTTCTCGAACGCATCAAAAGAGCAAGCAGAGCAGACGACTTAGCTTAAACCTCCAGGGTCCCTCACAAGAGGcctgggaggaggaggaagaggaggagaacagTGCAGAGGATAGTGaacacagagaggaagaggaggctgaGATGGGAGAAGGTGTTTTTAACG GACACAGGGGCCCAGATAACTGGAGCACAGCAGTGGGGTCCGGCGGCTCGGCCGCGTCAGACAAACTGTGGCGACCCATGGTGGCCCCAGGAGAGGTGACGGTCACAGACGTCACCCTCAACGCCCTCACAGTGACCTTCAGGGAGTCCAGAGCGGCCAGAGGATTCTTCCGGGACTGGGGCCTGGAGGTGTGGGAGCAGGTGGGTGATGGGGCCCCTCAGAGCTGCTGGAGGCACTGA